One genomic window of Roseobacter ponti includes the following:
- a CDS encoding DMT family transporter, producing MTSTPQITASSWLLVGILGLVWGGTFMIIEIALRGITPFWLAAGRIGFAACLMLVIWSFQGFKLFATRPGPGTWATTAIIGALSAAVPFILLSWGQQFVTSGFAGVSMATVSLIVLPLAHFLVPGERLSPRKVTGFLLGFAGVCVLIGGQAFQSSGALLEIPGRIACMMAACCYAVSSILMRRLPAVDPIGLSSVLFLIGSAIVIPAAFIAEGPPPLPDGQTLLVLAFLGLVPTAAASYLRVIVVRSAGPVFMSLVGYQVPLWSVILGALILGEALPPSLLTALALILSGVALSQFGAFSRLVSDIRSR from the coding sequence TTGACATCAACTCCACAGATCACCGCGTCAAGCTGGCTGCTTGTCGGCATCCTGGGCCTCGTCTGGGGCGGCACTTTTATGATTATTGAAATTGCGCTGCGCGGGATCACGCCTTTCTGGCTGGCCGCCGGACGCATCGGTTTTGCCGCCTGCCTTATGCTGGTGATCTGGTCGTTTCAGGGCTTTAAACTTTTTGCCACACGGCCTGGTCCGGGCACCTGGGCCACAACCGCGATCATCGGCGCGCTCAGTGCCGCGGTGCCGTTCATCCTGCTTTCGTGGGGGCAGCAGTTCGTCACCTCCGGATTTGCCGGCGTTTCTATGGCGACGGTTTCGCTGATCGTTCTGCCGCTGGCGCATTTTCTGGTGCCCGGCGAGCGTCTGAGCCCGCGCAAGGTAACGGGCTTTCTGCTCGGTTTCGCGGGTGTCTGCGTGCTGATCGGCGGTCAGGCCTTTCAGAGCAGCGGCGCCCTGCTGGAGATTCCGGGACGCATCGCCTGCATGATGGCCGCGTGTTGTTATGCGGTCTCTTCGATCCTGATGCGCCGCCTGCCGGCAGTAGACCCGATCGGCCTGTCGTCCGTTCTGTTCCTGATCGGTTCCGCGATTGTGATCCCGGCGGCTTTTATTGCCGAGGGGCCACCGCCCCTGCCCGACGGTCAGACCCTGCTGGTTCTGGCCTTTCTGGGGCTGGTGCCGACGGCCGCGGCCAGCTATCTGCGCGTCATCGTCGTGCGCTCTGCCGGGCCGGTTTTCATGTCACTGGTCGGCTATCAGGTGCCGCTCTGGTCTGTAATCCTCGGCGCGCTTATTCTCGGAGAAGCGCTGCCGCCCTCGCTGCTGACCGCTCTCGCGCTGATCCTCTCGGGCGTGGCGCTGAGCCAGTTCGGGGCGTTCAGCCGGCTGGTGTCAGACATCAGGTCGCGCTGA
- the glmM gene encoding phosphoglucosamine mutase — protein sequence MDKLFGTDGVRGTANKHPMTAEMALRIGAAVGRYFSRDTTSVHRVVIGKDTRLSGYMFENALTAGLTSTGMNVLLLGPVPTPAVGMLTRSMRADLGVMISASHNPAVDNGIKFFGPDGFKLSDQMEDDIEQLIAAGVSPAEAAGIGRAKRVDDGRFRYIERVKTSFPRQMRLDGLKVVVDCANGASYRVAPDALWELGATVIPVGVSPDGKNINKGCGSTSPQMAAETVRAHGADVGICLDGDADRVILLDENGEVGDGDQFMALMAASWAESGQLAQGALVATVMSNLGLEHFLRDKGLRLERTAVGDRYVVERMREGGFNLGGEQSGHIVMTDYATTGDGLMAALQFLAEMVRSGKPASALLRSFEPVPQLLKNVRFAKGQTPLDASGVKAAIAQAEKDLSGAGRLLIRKSGTEPLVRVMAEHENEDVMIRAVDSVVDAVADAVSAT from the coding sequence ATGGATAAGTTATTCGGAACAGACGGCGTCCGCGGGACCGCCAACAAACATCCCATGACCGCCGAGATGGCGCTGCGCATCGGGGCTGCGGTCGGGCGGTATTTCAGCCGGGATACGACGTCGGTGCACCGTGTTGTCATCGGCAAGGACACGCGTCTCTCGGGCTATATGTTCGAGAACGCGCTCACAGCCGGGCTGACGTCGACGGGTATGAATGTGCTGCTGCTCGGGCCGGTGCCGACGCCGGCTGTGGGCATGCTGACCCGTTCGATGCGCGCGGATCTGGGTGTTATGATTTCCGCGAGCCACAATCCGGCTGTTGACAACGGTATCAAGTTCTTCGGACCGGACGGGTTCAAGCTTTCTGACCAGATGGAAGACGATATCGAGCAGCTGATCGCCGCAGGCGTCAGCCCGGCAGAGGCCGCTGGTATCGGCCGCGCCAAACGTGTGGATGACGGGCGGTTTCGCTATATCGAACGGGTGAAAACCTCTTTTCCGCGCCAGATGCGGCTCGATGGCCTGAAAGTGGTCGTAGATTGTGCCAACGGGGCTTCTTACCGGGTGGCTCCGGACGCCCTCTGGGAACTTGGCGCGACGGTTATTCCGGTGGGCGTCAGCCCCGACGGTAAAAACATTAACAAGGGCTGCGGATCAACCAGCCCGCAGATGGCGGCGGAAACCGTGCGCGCGCACGGCGCGGATGTGGGCATCTGTCTTGACGGTGACGCGGACCGGGTGATCCTGCTGGACGAGAACGGTGAGGTGGGTGACGGCGACCAGTTTATGGCGCTGATGGCGGCGAGCTGGGCGGAGTCGGGGCAGCTGGCGCAGGGCGCGCTGGTGGCCACTGTGATGTCAAACCTCGGGCTGGAGCATTTCCTGCGCGACAAGGGCCTGCGCCTTGAACGCACCGCCGTGGGCGATCGTTATGTCGTCGAACGTATGCGCGAGGGCGGCTTTAATCTCGGGGGTGAGCAGTCCGGGCACATTGTGATGACCGACTATGCAACCACGGGCGACGGTCTGATGGCCGCATTGCAGTTCCTCGCGGAAATGGTGCGCTCGGGCAAACCCGCAAGCGCGCTTCTGAGGAGCTTTGAGCCGGTACCGCAGCTTCTTAAAAACGTACGCTTTGCAAAAGGTCAGACCCCGCTTGATGCCAGTGGTGTCAAAGCGGCGATCGCTCAGGCGGAAAAGGATCTTTCCGGGGCAGGTCGTCTGCTAATCCGGAAATCCGGAACGGAGCCGCTGGTGCGGGTCATGGCTGAGCATGAAAACGAGGATGTGATGATCCGCGCCGTGGACAGCGTCGTCGACGCTGTGGCGGATGCGGTCAGCGCGACCTGA
- the folP gene encoding dihydropteroate synthase — protein sequence MKRYIRPLPQSGPGRPAEAFDLAGGWTWFTHVEVLSRDTAPQVMPASELSGTELQRLIAPRTPVAGLSFGRPRIMGILNVTPDSFSDGGQHFATGAALQGARAMAAADILDIGGESTRPGATPVPPEEETGRTAPVIRALRDAGIRAPVSIDTRKAAVAGAALDVGADIVNDVSGFTYDPELAPLCAERGVPVCVMHAQGDPATMQKAPHYDDVLLDVYDFLESRIRELAGTGIATDRIIADPGIGFGKTIAHNLALLSRLSLFHSLGVPVLLGASRKGFIGSIGGASDASARTPGSLAVALAALKQGTQIVRVHDVPETAQAIALWQAAVAGTDHG from the coding sequence ATGAAGCGCTACATCCGACCGTTGCCGCAATCCGGTCCGGGCCGCCCGGCCGAAGCCTTTGATCTTGCGGGGGGCTGGACCTGGTTCACCCACGTCGAGGTTCTGTCCCGCGACACTGCTCCGCAGGTCATGCCCGCGTCAGAGCTTTCGGGAACCGAACTGCAACGGCTTATCGCGCCGCGAACGCCGGTGGCCGGGCTTTCGTTCGGACGCCCGCGCATCATGGGTATTCTCAATGTCACGCCGGACAGTTTCTCCGATGGCGGGCAGCATTTTGCAACCGGTGCCGCGCTTCAGGGCGCCCGGGCGATGGCCGCTGCGGATATTCTCGACATTGGTGGTGAATCCACCCGGCCGGGGGCCACTCCCGTGCCGCCCGAAGAAGAAACCGGGCGCACAGCCCCGGTGATCCGGGCACTGCGCGACGCCGGCATCAGGGCACCGGTTTCGATCGACACGCGCAAAGCTGCGGTGGCCGGGGCGGCACTGGATGTGGGTGCAGACATCGTCAACGATGTCTCAGGGTTCACTTACGACCCGGAACTCGCCCCGCTCTGCGCAGAACGGGGCGTGCCCGTTTGTGTGATGCATGCGCAGGGTGATCCGGCGACGATGCAGAAGGCGCCGCATTATGATGACGTGCTTCTGGACGTCTATGATTTCCTCGAGTCCCGCATCAGAGAACTTGCCGGTACGGGCATTGCCACCGACCGGATCATCGCCGACCCGGGCATCGGTTTCGGCAAGACCATCGCGCACAATCTGGCACTGCTGTCCCGGCTGTCTCTTTTTCACAGTCTCGGCGTGCCGGTTCTGCTTGGCGCATCTCGGAAAGGGTTCATCGGCAGCATCGGTGGCGCCTCTGACGCATCGGCGAGGACGCCGGGGTCTTTGGCCGTGGCCCTCGCGGCACTGAAACAAGGGACACAAATTGTGCGCGTCCATGACGTGCCCGAGACAGCCCAGGCCATTGCACTCTGGCAGGCGGCCGTGGCAGGTACAGATCATGGATAA
- a CDS encoding dihydroneopterin aldolase, whose amino-acid sequence MSSEIRLAFAHPSERSEATADTGTLDRISLRDHIVEVEIGAFQAERGVTQRICFNVVVEVQPLTGPVDDDVDRILSYDKVTEAIATELADERLNLLETLAERVAERILLEPQAMRAFVRIEKLDRGPGALGVEIVRARGQGAADRDAAQETLRPELVFLSNAAIASPHLSGWIDQLATLGRPLIFCVGAPGARAPQVPHRMAQRRIDLLAIEQNAWVLAARDNRCVVVSTRTELDWAMRNGQSCVWAPSKIVLDAVDGPSAQPSDAVALAAWFAATFDAGEMLVIGQEGQVASSVPLRHVSSESAALDL is encoded by the coding sequence ATGAGTTCCGAGATAAGACTGGCCTTTGCCCACCCGTCCGAACGGTCCGAGGCCACGGCCGATACCGGTACGCTGGACCGGATCTCTTTGCGCGATCATATCGTCGAGGTGGAGATCGGGGCATTTCAGGCCGAACGCGGGGTCACACAGCGGATCTGTTTCAATGTTGTCGTTGAGGTGCAGCCGCTGACCGGACCAGTCGATGACGATGTGGACCGCATCCTGAGCTATGACAAAGTAACCGAAGCAATCGCAACTGAGCTTGCTGATGAGCGGCTCAATCTGCTTGAAACGCTGGCGGAACGTGTGGCCGAACGCATTCTGCTCGAACCTCAGGCCATGCGCGCCTTTGTACGGATAGAAAAGCTGGACCGCGGACCCGGCGCACTGGGCGTCGAAATCGTGCGCGCGCGCGGGCAGGGGGCGGCGGATCGCGATGCCGCTCAGGAAACACTGCGCCCTGAACTGGTCTTTCTCAGCAACGCCGCCATTGCCTCACCCCATCTCAGCGGCTGGATTGATCAGCTTGCCACGCTGGGCAGGCCTCTGATTTTCTGTGTTGGAGCCCCCGGCGCGCGCGCCCCGCAGGTGCCGCACCGCATGGCGCAGCGTCGCATTGATCTGCTGGCGATTGAACAGAACGCCTGGGTGCTGGCAGCGCGCGATAACCGTTGTGTGGTTGTCTCCACGCGAACCGAACTGGACTGGGCGATGCGCAACGGTCAGTCCTGCGTCTGGGCACCTTCCAAAATCGTTCTGGATGCGGTGGACGGCCCCTCGGCACAGCCCAGCGACGCGGTCGCTCTGGCTGCATGGTTCGCCGCGACCTTTGACGCCGGCGAAATGCTGGTGATCGGGCAGGAGGGCCAGGTCGCCTCATCCGTGCCGCTGCGCCACGTTTCTTCGGAAAGCGCAGCTCTCGATCTATGA
- a CDS encoding cell wall hydrolase, whose protein sequence is MVRGYFKSALALILGLNLGIFVSFPTVTMAAGEGREKNRTLEAVTENRMRDKLLKTTQPKIEFSRNWLDNQPLPAGGDEWKCLAEALYFEARGETVKGQFAVAEVIMNRVTSERFPASACGVIHQGTGKKYQCQFTYTCDGHKEVIREPRAFERVSKVARAVLDGRAPDLTEGATHYHTTAVNPKWARVYKKTAAIGDHIFYRHTWRTASN, encoded by the coding sequence ATGGTCCGTGGATATTTCAAAAGCGCTCTGGCGCTTATTTTAGGCCTGAACCTGGGCATTTTCGTGTCATTTCCGACGGTTACGATGGCCGCCGGTGAAGGCCGTGAAAAGAACCGTACGCTTGAGGCGGTCACAGAGAATCGCATGCGCGACAAACTTCTGAAGACCACTCAGCCGAAAATTGAATTTTCGCGGAACTGGCTGGACAACCAGCCGCTGCCGGCGGGCGGCGACGAATGGAAATGCCTTGCGGAAGCGCTCTATTTCGAGGCGCGCGGCGAAACGGTCAAAGGGCAGTTCGCGGTGGCCGAGGTCATCATGAACCGTGTGACGTCCGAGCGCTTTCCGGCCTCTGCCTGTGGCGTGATCCACCAGGGGACCGGCAAAAAATATCAGTGCCAGTTCACCTATACCTGTGACGGCCACAAAGAGGTGATCAGGGAGCCGCGCGCGTTTGAGCGTGTCTCCAAAGTCGCCCGCGCGGTTCTCGATGGCCGGGCGCCCGATCTGACTGAAGGGGCGACGCACTATCACACCACGGCGGTCAATCCGAAGTGGGCGCGGGTCTATAAAAAAACTGCCGCCATCGGAGATCACATTTTCTATCGTCACACCTGGCGCACAGCGAGCAACTGA